ATCCCTCCATAGATAAATGGGATTCTTTGGCTGAGTATTTGCTGATTGATCAGGTAGCGGGTCGGAAAATTGTCCAATCCATCCAGCACCAGATCACAACCGGCCATTAATTCAGGCAGGGTTTCCTCATTGATCTCCTCGGCCCGGACCTCCACCTCAATTCCTGGGTTGAGTCCGGATAATTTTTCCTGGGCCGATTCCACTTTAAGTCTGCCGATGTCTTTTTCCCAATGGAGAATCTGCCGGTTTAAGTTGCTCAGTTCAACCTGGTCCTTATCCACTATCCTTAAGGAGCCTAGGCCCGCGGCAGCTAAATAAAAGGCGGCCGCCGAACCCAGGCCACCGGCACCGGCAATTAAAATCCGGCTTTTTTTTAATTTTTCCTGGCCTTCGATTCCAAAATCTTTAATCAGGATTTGCCGG
The sequence above is a segment of the Deltaproteobacteria bacterium genome. Coding sequences within it:
- a CDS encoding HesA/MoeB/ThiF family protein — encoded protein: MLDDQDALRYDRQILIKDFGIEGQEKLKKSRILIAGAGGLGSAAAFYLAAAGLGSLRIVDKDQVELSNLNRQILHWEKDIGRLKVESAQEKLSGLNPGIEVEVRAEEINEETLPELMAGCDLVLDGLDNFPTRYLINQQILSQRIPFIYGGILGLMGMATVILPGQTPCLKCLFPQAPPPQKFPVLGTTPGIIGLIEATEAIKYLVGIGKLLTGRLLVYNGLEMRFSEVQIEPNPECSVCA